One Brevibacterium spongiae DNA segment encodes these proteins:
- a CDS encoding SDR family NAD(P)-dependent oxidoreductase gives MDLNIRDRKALVTGASSGIGLETARQLLAEGAVVVMTGPEPDELKAAVDELAEFKERIYAHDADIADDESVDELAASVAAEVGDLDILVNVAGIHGAGGLFHEISQEGWDRTIDVDLMGPVRVTRAFLPGLRRGGWGRIVFVSSEDAVQPYDDELPYCAAKAGMLSLAKGLSRTYASEGLLVNTVSPAFIATPMTDEMMNERAQQKGTSFDEAIASFLREERPFMELGRRGRPEEVAKVIAFLCSDAASFVNGSNYRVDAGSVATI, from the coding sequence ATGGATCTCAACATCCGCGACCGCAAGGCACTGGTGACGGGGGCGAGTTCGGGCATCGGGCTGGAGACGGCCCGTCAGCTCCTCGCTGAAGGAGCCGTCGTCGTGATGACCGGGCCCGAGCCCGACGAACTCAAAGCCGCAGTCGACGAACTCGCCGAATTCAAGGAGCGGATCTACGCCCACGACGCCGATATCGCCGATGACGAATCAGTCGACGAACTCGCCGCGTCCGTCGCCGCCGAGGTCGGCGACCTCGACATCCTCGTCAATGTCGCCGGCATCCACGGGGCCGGTGGGCTGTTCCATGAGATCAGCCAGGAGGGCTGGGACCGAACCATCGACGTCGACCTCATGGGACCGGTCCGTGTCACTCGGGCGTTCCTTCCGGGACTTCGCCGAGGCGGCTGGGGCCGTATCGTGTTCGTGTCCTCTGAAGACGCGGTGCAGCCCTATGACGACGAGCTGCCGTACTGTGCGGCCAAGGCCGGCATGCTCTCCTTGGCCAAGGGACTCTCGCGCACCTACGCCTCCGAAGGGTTGCTGGTCAACACCGTCTCTCCGGCGTTCATCGCGACCCCGATGACCGACGAGATGATGAATGAGCGAGCCCAGCAGAAGGGAACGAGCTTCGATGAGGCCATCGCCTCGTTCCTGCGAGAAGAACGGCCGTTCATGGAACTCGGACGTCGCGGCCGACCGGAGGAGGTGGCCAAGGTCATTGCATTCCTCTGCTCGGACGCCGCGAGCTTCGTCAACGGCTCGAACTATCGCGTGGACGCTGGATCGGTGGCCACGATCTAG
- a CDS encoding NAD-dependent succinate-semialdehyde dehydrogenase, whose protein sequence is MTAKFNTTNPATGEVLKEFPTASDEEISAVIDASDAAFQTWRTTDVRERSSPLARAADLMDERRWDLAELLTLEMGKLRAEAEAEVELAARILRYYSEEGPLLLSDEVLAPSSGGSAVMKYEPIGPILGVMPWNFPYYQVVRLAAPNLVAGNTIILKHASNCPQSALAFEQVMNDAQLPSDCYRNVFADNDQIQTIIADERVRGASLTGSEGAGAAVAGAAGHNLKKSILELGGSDPFIVLDSADLDATVTAAVKGRMTNSGQSCIASKRLIVLEEHYREFVDLLTAKMSQFVAGDPRDSATTMAPLSSEQAAQDLMEQVQDAIDHGAEVHTGGHRVDRPGAFVEPTVLTGVTEQMRAYSEELFGPVAVVYSVADEDEAVALANDSSFGLGGTVVSDDIEKAQRVADRIDTGMVWINQATWTEPDLPFGGTKRSGVGRELGAEGIREFVNKKLIRTP, encoded by the coding sequence GTGACCGCGAAATTCAACACCACGAACCCGGCGACCGGAGAGGTCCTCAAGGAATTTCCCACAGCCAGCGACGAGGAGATCTCCGCCGTCATCGACGCCTCCGACGCGGCCTTCCAGACATGGCGGACGACCGATGTCCGGGAACGTTCTTCACCGCTCGCCCGAGCGGCGGATCTCATGGACGAGCGCAGGTGGGACCTCGCTGAGCTCCTCACACTCGAAATGGGCAAACTGCGCGCCGAGGCCGAAGCAGAAGTCGAACTGGCAGCGAGGATTCTGCGCTACTACTCCGAAGAGGGACCCCTGCTGCTCTCCGACGAGGTGCTCGCGCCGTCCAGTGGAGGCAGCGCGGTGATGAAGTACGAACCCATTGGTCCGATACTCGGTGTCATGCCGTGGAACTTCCCCTACTACCAGGTGGTCCGCCTGGCTGCGCCGAACCTCGTGGCGGGCAACACCATCATCCTCAAGCACGCTTCGAACTGTCCGCAGTCGGCGCTGGCCTTCGAACAGGTCATGAACGATGCGCAGCTGCCGTCCGACTGCTATCGCAACGTCTTCGCCGACAATGATCAGATCCAGACGATCATCGCGGACGAGAGAGTTCGCGGCGCCTCGCTGACCGGTTCCGAAGGCGCCGGAGCGGCAGTGGCAGGGGCCGCCGGCCACAATCTGAAGAAGTCCATCCTCGAACTCGGCGGCAGCGATCCGTTCATCGTCCTCGACTCCGCGGATCTGGACGCGACCGTCACCGCCGCCGTGAAAGGGCGGATGACGAACTCCGGCCAGAGCTGCATCGCCTCCAAACGCCTGATCGTGCTTGAGGAGCACTACCGCGAATTCGTCGATCTGTTGACGGCGAAGATGTCGCAGTTCGTCGCCGGGGACCCACGGGATTCTGCGACGACAATGGCACCGCTGTCCTCCGAGCAAGCGGCACAGGACCTCATGGAACAGGTCCAGGATGCCATCGACCATGGCGCCGAGGTGCACACCGGCGGGCATCGAGTCGACAGGCCGGGTGCCTTCGTCGAACCCACGGTGCTGACCGGGGTGACCGAACAGATGCGCGCCTACTCGGAGGAGCTGTTCGGACCCGTCGCAGTCGTTTACTCGGTCGCAGACGAGGACGAAGCCGTGGCACTCGCCAATGACTCGTCCTTCGGCCTCGGCGGCACGGTCGTCAGCGATGACATCGAGAAGGCCCAACGCGTCGCCGACCGCATCGACACCGGAATGGTGTGGATCAATCAAGCCACCTGGACCGAACCTGACCTGCCGTTCGGCGGGACCAAGCGCTCCGGCGTCGGCCGTGAACTCGGCGCAGAGGGTATCCGCGAATTCGTCAACAAAAAGCTCATCCGTACGCCCTGA
- a CDS encoding general stress protein, translating into MSLSGLTESAVPTRLWNAMLSGMGSDDDLNSQKSDVTDHKPIVKTFHDDIGVLNQLVKLASEGVPKTALHVFAHDAESTDEVVGADGTLKGLGDLVDERYNERGDELRNRFQRYGFDSDEIETFESDLDNGAILLVIDDPDLRAHYRGNRRAP; encoded by the coding sequence GTGAGCCTGAGCGGACTGACTGAATCAGCCGTGCCGACGCGGCTCTGGAATGCTATGTTGAGCGGCATGGGAAGCGACGACGATCTCAACTCTCAGAAGTCAGACGTGACGGATCACAAACCGATCGTGAAGACCTTTCACGACGACATCGGTGTGCTCAATCAACTGGTGAAGCTCGCGTCGGAGGGCGTACCGAAGACAGCCCTACACGTCTTCGCCCACGATGCGGAGAGCACCGACGAGGTGGTCGGTGCCGACGGAACTCTGAAAGGACTCGGAGACCTCGTGGACGAGCGATACAACGAACGAGGCGACGAACTCAGGAACCGCTTTCAGCGGTACGGCTTCGACTCCGATGAAATAGAGACGTTCGAAAGTGATCTCGACAACGGAGCGATTCTGCTTGTGATCGACGACCCCGATCTGCGTGCGCATTATAGAGGCAATCGTCGGGCACCGTAA